In one window of Gadus chalcogrammus isolate NIFS_2021 chromosome 12, NIFS_Gcha_1.0, whole genome shotgun sequence DNA:
- the ubxn6 gene encoding UBX domain-containing protein 6, translating to MKKFFGDIKKDIKFKSAGTGKKLTDDTSRPQVSQSHAARPRQAPTEGAARAGAAALARIDQQPRPKVQTSQDAIRKQVKKELEAEAAAVAEKEKPVEDVSVPVKELACLSVTGVFFTCPLTGATLTKSGREVHIKEAIFMRFEEDAVAASVMMIHTFNKDREKVKAAVDIISKYIENICKNPAEEKYRKIKVSNKVFQEKVHCLEGSREFLQAVGFVSVMFPVDGQEEDEEFLVLPEQGAEALEGVKESRERLQRGEPVRAQLERQPQAFRACGHAARFELPPDFYNLTADELRREQQQRSDLLEKNSMMRTKAMREKDEQRERRKYNYTLLRVRLPDGTLLQGTFYAWDKVPALFQFVRESLVDGWQPFELIAPGGQKLNEADDVALAECNLVPAATLTFSWDAAVQADIAAAGGTTATLLIPSLQESIRTLS from the exons ATGAAGAAGTTCTTTGGAGACATTAAAAAAGACATCAAATTCAAATCGGCTGGAACCGGGAAGAAACTAACCGACGACACCAG CAGACCTCAGGTGTCGCAGAGCCATGCCGCTAGACCCCGCCAGGCGCCCACCGAGGGGGCGGCGAGAGCCGGGGCGGCCGCGCTGGCCCGGATAGACCAGCAGCCGCGACCCAAGGTCCAAACGTCGCAGGACGCCATCAGGAAGCAGG TGAAAAAGGAACTGGAGGCTGAAGCTGCTGCAGTGGCAGAAAAGGAGAAGCCCGTAGAG GACGTCAGCGTGCCAGTGAAGGAACTAGCGTGTCTTTCTGTGACGGGAGTGTTCTTCACCTGTCCGCTCACTGGAGCCACTCTGACGAAGAGCGGGCGAGAAGTACACATCAAAGAGGCGATTTTCATG CGGTTTGAAGAGGACGCGGTCGCGGCGTCGGTGATGATGATTCACACCTTCAACAAGGACCGAGAGAAAGTTAAAGCTGCTGTCGACATCATCAGCAA GTACATCGAGAATATATGCAAGAATCCAGCAGAAGAAAAATATAGGAAAATCAAAGTCAGCAACAAGGTGTTCCAG GAGAAGGTCCACTGTCTGGAGGGTAGCAGGGAGTTCCTTCAGGCCGTGGGCTTCGTCAGCGTCATGTTCCCCGTGGACGGCCAAG aggaggacgaggagttcCTGGTGCTCCCGGAGCAGGGCGCCGAGGCCCtggagggggtgaaggagagCCGGGAGCGGCTGCAGCGCGGGGAGCCGGTGCGCGCCCAGCTGGAGCGCCAGCCCCAGGCGTTCAGAGCCTGCGGCCACGCCGCACGCTTCGAGCTGCCGCCCGACTTCTACAACCTCACGGCCGACGAGCTGAGaagggagcagcagcagag GAGTGATCTGCTGGAGAAGAACTCCATGATGCGGACCAAGGCCATGAGGGAGAAGGAcgagcagagggagaggaggaagtacAACTACACCCTGCTGAGAGTCCGGCTCCCCGACGGGACCCTGCTGCAAG GAACCTTCTACGCGTGGGACAAGGTGCCCGCCCTGTTCCAGTTTGTCCGCGAGTCGCTGGTGGACGGCTGGCAGCCGTTTGAGCTCATCGCCCCCGGTGGCCAGAAGCTCAATGAGGCGGACGACGTCGCCCTGGCAGAATGTAACCTG GTCCCTGCCGCCACGCTCACCTTCAGCTGGGACGCGGCCGTGCAGGCGGACATCGCCGCCGCCGGAGGGACGACCGCCACGCTGCTCATACCCAGCCTGCAGGAGAGCATCCGGACGCTCAGCTGA